In Thermoanaerobacterales bacterium, the DNA window CCCCTTTGGTGAAAAACTCATCCTCCGTGGTTTCGCGCGCCGTCGTGTGGTGGGCCAGGAAGACAATCTCCACATTCGCGTATTTCGTCCGCAGGAAGCGAACCATCCAGAAGAAGAAAGTCCGGGTAATGTATTTCTCGAAGGGCCCCATCGAACCCGAGGTATCCATCATCGCCAGCACCACGGCGCTTGTCTCCGGCCGCCGGATCACCTCCCAGGTCTTAAAACGCAGGTCGTCCGGCGTAATCCGGGGCGGGCCTTTCTCTCCCCGTAACGCCCGGCGCTTGATGGCCTCCAGCAGGGTACGGCGGCGGTCGAGGTTCGCCCCAACGCCCTTTTTGCGCACATCGCGGAAGGCCAGGCCGTCGACCACCAGGCGCGGCCGCTTGCGCTCGTCCAGGCGGGGCAACTCGAGTTCGGCAAACAACATCTCCGAAATTTCCTCGATGGTCACCTCGGCCTCGTAAAAGTCCACCCCGGGTTCACTCCCGGCGCCCGCAGCCCGTCCCGGGCCGGGGCGATTGCCGCCGGTGCCGACAAGGTCGCCCACCGCGGTCTTTCCCCGGCCCTGGCCGATATGCTTGCGCTTGCCGTCGTCGTAGCGGAAACGGTATTCCTCGATGGAGCGGATCGGAACCTTCAGCACCTTGTGCCCATCGGAGAGGATGATGCTCTCCTCGCTGATGATGTCGGCGAGATTGTTCCTGATCGCTTCCCGTACCTTTTCACGGTGGCGGAGCTGGTCGATGTGTCCCTTGCGGTGCAGGGACCAGTCCTCGCGGCTGAGTGTAAAGTCGGCCATAATGCATCCCCCCGGTCGGAGATCCCATTGAATTGGGATCCACTCTCATAGGGGATCAGGGGTTTCTCCCCTGCGCTCCGTAAGTCGCCCGGGTAGCACCCCCCGGTCCCAGCAGGTATACTCTCAAAAGATCAGCGGTTCAGCAGGCTGCCCACGTACTTCAGCAACTCGTTGGCGCAGACCGGGCAGTAGCCGTAATCGGCGATCAGCCGGGCGCTGACCTCGTTGATACGCTTCAGCTGTTCGGCGTCCGGGGTCTTGGTGGAGGTCGTGATTTTTACGACGTCCTTCAGGTCGGCAAACAGCTTGTTCTCAATGGCCTCCCGCAGCCGCTCGTGGCAGGTGTAATCAAAGCGCCGCCCTTTACGCGCGTAGCTGGAGATACGGATCAGGATCTCCTCGCGGAAGGCCTTCTTGTTGTTCTCCGAGATCCCGATCTGCTCCTCGATGGCGCGCATCAGTTTCTCGTCCGGGTCCACCTCCTCGTCGGTGATCGGGTCGCGGAGCTTGACGCCGTTGCAGTAGGCCTCGACATTGTCCAGATAGTTGTTGAACAGGATCCTGGCCGACTCCTCGTAGGAATAGACGAAGGCTTTCTGGACCTCTTTCTTGGCCAGTTCGTCGTATTCCCGGCGGGCGGCGGCAATGAAGCTCAGGAGCCGTTCCCGCTCCTCGCCGGTAATCGAGGGGTGCTGGTCAAGGCCGTCCTTCAGGGCGCGCAGGACATCCAGGGCGTTGATGCATTGCGGCTGGCCCCGTATAAGGGCCGAGGAGAGGCGGTTCACGACATACCGCGGATCTACGCCGGTCATGCCTTCGTCCGGGTTCTCGGCGCGCAGCTCGGTAACATCGGCCTGTTTGAAGCCGTCGACGTCCTCCCCGTCGTAGAGCTTCATTTTCTTGAGGAGGTCCATCCCCTGCTTCTTCGAATCCTTCAGGCGGGAAAGGACCGAGAAGACCGCGGCCACCCGCAGGGCGTGAGGAGCCAGGTGTATGTTCCGGATATCGCTCTGGCGGATAAGCTTTTCGTAAATCTTAATCTCGTCCGTGACCCGCAGGTTGTACGGGACCTTGATCACCAGTATGCGGGAAATGAGGGCCTCGTTCTTCTTATTGCTGATAAAGGCCCGGTACTCGGCCTCGTTCGTATGGGCGACGATGATTTCGTCGGCGTAGATGAGCGCGAAGCGCCCGGCCTTGAAGTTCCCCTCCTGGGACAGGCTGAGGAGATTCCAGAGGAACTTCTCGTCGCACTTGAGCATCTCCTGGAATTCCATGATTCCGCGGTTGGCGATGTTCAACTCGCCATCGAAACGGTAGGCGCGGGGGTCCGATTCGGCGCCGTACTCTGTGATCGTCGAAAAATCAACGCTCCCCGTGAGTTCGGCAATGTCCTGTGACTTCGGGTCGGACGGCGAGAAGGTACCGATCCCCAGGCGCCGCTCCTCGGAAAGCAGGATGCGCTCCACCGGCACGTCCTCGATGTTCCCCCCGTAAACCGTTTCCAGGTTCAGGCGGCAGACCGGGCAGAGTTCGCCCTCAATCTGCACGCCGTACTCGCGGGCGAAGTCCTCCCGCAGTTCGCGGGGAATCAGGTGCAGGGGCTCCTCGTGCATCGGGCAGCCCTTGATGGCGTAGACCGCCCCCTCGTCGGTGCGGCTGTAAGCCTCCAGGCCCCGCTTGAGTAACGTGACCAGGGTCGACTTCCCGCCGCTCACCGGACCCATCAGCAAAAGGATGCGCTTGCGCACGTCCAGCCGGCGGGCCGCGGGGTGGATATACTCCTCGACCAGCTTTTCAAGCGTCCGGTCCAGCCCGAACAGCTCCCGGCTGAAGAAACGGTAGCGCTTGACACCGCCGGCGTTCTCGATTCCGGCGGCCACGATCATGTTGTAAACCCGGGCGTGCGCAAGCCGGCATATGGCTGGGTTGGCGCGCACCAGTTCCAAG includes these proteins:
- a CDS encoding DUF444 family protein; this translates as MADFTLSREDWSLHRKGHIDQLRHREKVREAIRNNLADIISEESIILSDGHKVLKVPIRSIEEYRFRYDDGKRKHIGQGRGKTAVGDLVGTGGNRPGPGRAAGAGSEPGVDFYEAEVTIEEISEMLFAELELPRLDERKRPRLVVDGLAFRDVRKKGVGANLDRRRTLLEAIKRRALRGEKGPPRITPDDLRFKTWEVIRRPETSAVVLAMMDTSGSMGPFEKYITRTFFFWMVRFLRTKYANVEIVFLAHHTTARETTEDEFFTKG
- a CDS encoding PrkA family serine protein kinase — encoded protein: MNFLQQLEEYRAAEKRLAWEGSFAEYLELVRANPAICRLAHARVYNMIVAAGIENAGGVKRYRFFSRELFGLDRTLEKLVEEYIHPAARRLDVRKRILLLMGPVSGGKSTLVTLLKRGLEAYSRTDEGAVYAIKGCPMHEEPLHLIPRELREDFAREYGVQIEGELCPVCRLNLETVYGGNIEDVPVERILLSEERRLGIGTFSPSDPKSQDIAELTGSVDFSTITEYGAESDPRAYRFDGELNIANRGIMEFQEMLKCDEKFLWNLLSLSQEGNFKAGRFALIYADEIIVAHTNEAEYRAFISNKKNEALISRILVIKVPYNLRVTDEIKIYEKLIRQSDIRNIHLAPHALRVAAVFSVLSRLKDSKKQGMDLLKKMKLYDGEDVDGFKQADVTELRAENPDEGMTGVDPRYVVNRLSSALIRGQPQCINALDVLRALKDGLDQHPSITGEERERLLSFIAAARREYDELAKKEVQKAFVYSYEESARILFNNYLDNVEAYCNGVKLRDPITDEEVDPDEKLMRAIEEQIGISENNKKAFREEILIRISSYARKGRRFDYTCHERLREAIENKLFADLKDVVKITTSTKTPDAEQLKRINEVSARLIADYGYCPVCANELLKYVGSLLNR